Proteins encoded in a region of the Capra hircus breed San Clemente chromosome 3, ASM170441v1, whole genome shotgun sequence genome:
- the ZFP69 gene encoding zinc finger protein ZFP69 isoform X3, translating to MLENYGNLVSVAGCQLSKPSVISQLEKGEEPWMTEKEGPGDPSSDLESKTETSASNAKYNILQKQLYHGMMMERLMRDDVIYSTLKKVSKYDDELEKHQDHHGRNVRQTIMIHKKRSQETYKFGKNIVSSNVVIEQRLRKCDTPRKRNKCKSDLINHPTSYVRVKTYECNICEKAFKQPIHLTEHMRIHTGEKPFRCKECGRAFSQSASLTTHQRIHTGEKPFECEECGKAFRHRSSLNQHHRTHTGEKPFICDKCQKAFSQNISLIQHLRTHSGEKPFTCNECGKTFRQIRHLSEHIRIHTGEKPYACTACCKTFSHRAYLTHHQRIHTGERPYKCKECGKAFRQRIHLSNHKTVHTGVKAYECNRCGKAYRHDSSFKKHQRHHTGEKPYECNECGKAFSYNSSLTRHHEIHKRNVFQNHI from the exons ATGCTGGAGAACTATGGGAATCTGGTCTCAGTGG CAGGTTGTCAGCTTTCCAAACCTAGTGTGATTTCCCAGTTGGAGAAAGGAGAAGAGCCATGGATGACAGAGAAAGAAGGcccaggagatcccagttcag ACTTGGAGAGTAAAACAGAAACCAGTGCATCAAATGCAAAATACAACATTTTACAAAAACAGTTATATCATGGCATGATGATGGAAAGGTTAATGAGAGATGATGTCATTTATTCCACATTGAAGAAAGTCTCAAAATATGATGACGAGTTAGAAAAGCACCAGGATCACCATGGAAGAAATGTGAGACAAACCATTATGATCCATAAGAAGAGAAGCCAAGAAACTTACAAATTTGGCAAAAATATTGTTAGTTCAAATGTTGTTATAGAACAGAGGCTCCGTAAGTGTGACACACctagaaagagaaacaaatgcaaaTCAGATTTGATTAATCATCCAACAAGTTATGTAAGAGTAAAAACCTATGAATGTAATATATGTGAAAAGGCCTTCAAACAACCCATTCACCTTACTGAACACATgagaattcatactggtgagaaaccttTCAGATGTAAGGAATGTGGTAGGGCCTTCAGTCAAAGTGCGTCCCTTACCACACACCAGAGAATCCATACTGGTGAGAAGCCCTTTGAATGTGAAGAATGTGGCAAAGCCTTCAGACATCGCTCATCTCTTAATCAGCATCATAGAACCCACACTGGGGAGAAACCCTTCATATGTGATAAATGTCAGAAAGCTTTCAGCCAGAACATTAGCTTGATCCAGCATTTGAGAACTCACTCTGGAGAGAAACCCTTTACGTGCAATGAATGTGGGAAAACCTTTAGACAGATTAGACACCTGAGTGAACATATAAGAATTCATACTGGGGAGAAGCCCTATGCATGCACTGCATGTTGTAAAACCTTTAGTCATAGAGCTTATCTGACGCATCACCAGAGAATCCATACTGGGGAGCGACCCtacaaatgtaaagaatgtgggaaagcctttaggCAGAGGATACACCTGAGCAACCATAAAACTGTTCATACAGGAGTGAAAGCATATGAATGCAACCGCTGTGGAAAAGCGTACAGGCATGATTCATCCTTTAAGAAACATCAGAGGCATCACACAGGAGAAAAACCTTatgaatgtaatgaatgtggaaaagccttcagctATAATTCATCACTTACTCGACACCATGAAATACACAAGAGAAATGTCTTCCAAAATCATATCTGA